One Chanodichthys erythropterus isolate Z2021 chromosome 10, ASM2448905v1, whole genome shotgun sequence DNA segment encodes these proteins:
- the LOC137028160 gene encoding periaxin-like, with amino-acid sequence MLKLEDVLEGAQMLKPEGVQKLKPEGAQMPKLEGVQAPKLEGAQTPKLEGVQKLKLEGVQVPKLEGAQMPKLEGVQKLKLEGAQMLKPEGVQVPKLEGAQMLKLEGAQMLKLEGVLEGAQMPKLEGVQKLKLEGAQMPKPEGVQKLKPEGAQMLKLEGVQAPKLEGVQAPKLEGAQTPKLEGVQKLKLEGVQVPKLEGAQMPKLEGVQKLKLEGVQVPKLEGAQMLKLEGVQAPKLEGAQTPKLEGVQKLKPEGAQMLKLEGVQAPKLEGVQAPKLEGAQTPKLEGVQKLKLEGVQVPKLEGAQMPKLEGVQKLKLEGAQMPKPEGVQKLKPEGAQMPKLEGVQAPKLEGVQAPKLEGAQTPKLEGVQKLKLEGVQVPKLEGAQMPKLEGVQKLKLEGVQVPKLEGAQMPKLEGVQKLKLEGVQVLKLEGAQMLKLEGVQAQKLEGAQAPKLEGVQAPKLEGVQAPKLEGAQAPKLEGVQAPKLEGVQAPKLEGAQAPTLEGVQAPKLECAQAPKLEGAQAPKLEGVQAPKLEGVQATKLEGAQAPTLEGVQAPKLECAQMPKLEGVQKLKLEGAQMPKPEGVQKLKPEGAQMPKLEGVQAPKLEGVQAPKLEGAQTPKLEGVQKLKLEGVQVPKLEGAQMPKLEGVQKLKLEGVQVPKLEGAQMPKLEGVQKLKLEGVQVLKLEGAQMLKLEGVQAQKLEGAQAPKLEGVQAPKLEGVQAPKLEGAQAPKLEGVQAPKLEGVQAPKLEGAQAPTLEGVQAPKLECAQAPKLEGAQAPKLEGVQAPKLEGVQATKLEGAQAPTLEGVQAPKLECAQAPKLEGAQAPKLEGVQAPKLEGVQAPKLEGVQAPKLEGVQAPKLEGAQAPKLEGAQAPKLEGVQAPKLEGVQAPKLECAQAPKLEGVQAPKLEGVQAPKLEGAQAPTLEGVQAPKLEGVQAPKLEGAQAPKLEGAQARSWRVHRQ; translated from the coding sequence ATGCTGAAGCTGGAGGATGTACTGGAGGGTGCACAGATGCTGAAGCCGGAGGGTGTACAGAAGCTGAAGCCGGAGGGTGCACAGATGCCGAAGCTGGAGGGTGTACAAGCGCCGAAGCTGGAGGGTGCACAGACACCGAAGCTGGAGGGTGTACAGAAGCTGAAGCTGGAGGGTGTACAAGTGCCGAAGCTGGAGGGTGCACAGATGCCGAAGCTGGAGGGTGTACAGAAGCTGAAGCTGGAGGGTGCACAGATGCTGAAGCCGGAGGGTGTACAAGTGCCGAAGCTGGAGGGTGCACAGATGCTGAAGCTGGAGGGTGCACAGATGCTGAAGCTGGAGGGTGTACTGGAGGGTGCACAGATGCCGAAGCTGGAGGGTGTACAGAAGCTGAAGCTGGAGGGTGCACAGATGCCGAAGCCGGAGGGTGTACAGAAGCTGAAGCCGGAGGGTGCACAGATGCTGAAGCTGGAGGGTGTACAAGCGCCGAAGCTGGAGGGTGTACAAGCGCCGAAGCTGGAGGGTGCACAGACACCGAAGCTGGAGGGTGTACAGAAGCTGAAGCTGGAGGGTGTACAAGTGCCGAAGCTGGAGGGTGCACAGATGCCGAAGCTGGAGGGTGTACAGAAGCTGAAGCTGGAGGGTGTACAAGTGCCGAAGCTGGAGGGTGCACAGATGCTGAAGCTTGAGGGTGTACAAGCGCCGAAGCTGGAGGGTGCACAGACACCGAAGCTGGAGGGTGTACAGAAGCTGAAGCCGGAGGGTGCACAGATGCTGAAGCTGGAGGGTGTACAAGCGCCGAAGCTGGAGGGTGTACAAGCGCCGAAGCTGGAGGGTGCACAGACACCGAAGCTGGAGGGTGTACAGAAGCTGAAGCTGGAGGGTGTACAAGTGCCGAAGCTGGAGGGTGCACAGATGCCGAAGCTGGAGGGTGTACAGAAGCTGAAGCTGGAGGGTGCACAGATGCCGAAGCCGGAGGGTGTACAGAAGCTGAAGCCGGAGGGTGCACAGATGCCGAAGCTGGAGGGTGTACAAGCGCCGAAGCTGGAGGGTGTACAAGCGCCGAAGCTGGAGGGTGCACAGACACCGAAGCTGGAGGGTGTACAGAAGCTGAAGCTGGAGGGTGTACAAGTGCCGAAGCTGGAGGGTGCACAGATGCCGAAGCTGGAGGGTGTACAGAAGCTGAAGCTGGAGGGTGTACAAGTGCCGAAGCTGGAGGGTGCACAGATGCCGAAGCTGGAGGGTGTACAGAAGCTGAAGCTGGAGGGTGTACAAGTGCTGAAGCTGGAGGGTGCACAGATGCTGAAGCTGGAGGGTGTACAAGCACAGAAGCTGGAGGGTGCACAGGCGCCGAAGCTGGAGGGTGTACAAGCGCCGAAGCTGGAGGGTGTACAGGCACCGAAGCTGGAGGGTGCACAGGCGCCGAAGCTGGAGGGTGTACAAGCGCCGAAGCTGGAGGGTGTACAGGCACCGAAGCTGGAGGGTGCACAGGCGCCGACGTTGGAGGGTGTACAGGCACCGAAGCTGGAGTGTGCACAGGCGCCGAAGCTGGAGGGTGCACAGGCACCGAAGCTGGAGGGTGTACAAGCGCCGAAGCTGGAGGGTGTACAGGCAACGAAGCTGGAGGGTGCACAGGCGCCGACGTTGGAGGGTGTACAGGCACCGAAGCTGGAGTGTGCACAGATGCCGAAGCTGGAGGGTGTACAGAAGCTGAAGCTGGAGGGTGCACAGATGCCGAAGCCGGAGGGTGTACAGAAGCTGAAGCCGGAGGGTGCACAGATGCCGAAGCTGGAGGGTGTACAAGCGCCGAAGCTGGAGGGTGTACAAGCGCCGAAGCTGGAGGGTGCACAGACACCGAAGCTGGAGGGTGTACAGAAGCTGAAGCTGGAGGGTGTACAAGTGCCGAAGCTGGAGGGTGCACAGATGCCGAAGCTGGAGGGTGTACAGAAGCTGAAGCTGGAGGGTGTACAAGTGCCGAAGCTGGAGGGTGCACAGATGCCGAAGCTGGAGGGTGTACAGAAGCTGAAGCTGGAGGGTGTACAAGTGCTGAAGCTGGAGGGTGCACAGATGCTGAAGCTGGAGGGTGTACAAGCACAGAAGCTGGAGGGTGCACAGGCGCCGAAGCTGGAGGGTGTACAAGCGCCGAAGCTGGAGGGTGTACAGGCACCGAAGCTGGAGGGTGCACAGGCGCCGAAGCTGGAGGGTGTACAAGCGCCGAAGCTGGAGGGTGTACAGGCACCGAAGCTGGAGGGTGCACAGGCGCCGACGTTGGAGGGTGTACAGGCACCGAAGCTGGAGTGTGCACAGGCGCCGAAGCTGGAGGGTGCACAGGCACCGAAGCTGGAGGGTGTACAAGCGCCGAAGCTGGAGGGTGTACAGGCAACGAAGCTGGAGGGTGCACAGGCGCCGACGCTGGAGGGTGTACAGGCACCGAAGCTGGAGTGTGCACAGGCGCCGAAGCTGGAGGGTGCACAGGCACCGAAGCTGGAGGGTGTACAAGCGCCGAAGCTGGAGGGTGTACAGGCGCCGAAGCTGGAGGGTGTACAAGCGCCGAAGCTGGAGGGTGTACAGGCACCGAAGCTGGAGGGTGCACAGGCGCCGAAGCTGGAGGGTGCACAGGCACCGAAGCTGGAGGGTGTACAAGCGCCGAAGCTGGAGGGTGTACAGGCACCGAAGCTGGAGTGTGCACAGGCGCCGAAGCTGGAGGGTGTACAAGCGCCGAAGCTGGAGGGTGTACAGGCACCGAAGCTGGAGGGTGCACAGGCGCCGACGTTGGAGGGTGTACAGGCACCGAAGCTGGAGGGTGTACAGGCACCGAAGCTGGAGGGTGCACAGGCACCGAAGCTGGAGGGTGCACAGGCGCGAAGCTGGAGGGTGCACAGACAGTGA